The DNA window AGGTATTTGCCCGAGGATTGGCACGCTATTGTGAGCACGCCGCACCGGGAATCTACATTTTTGGGGGAGAATGCACTTTGAAGGTGAAAGGACTGGGTAAGGGAGGTAGATTGAGCCATTTGGCGCTAAGCTTCCTGCGGGATATGCCTGACTGTAGAAATGCCTGGCTCTGCGCTTTTGCAACAGATGGCAATGATAATCTGGCAGACTCGGCCGGAGCTTTGGTAACTAATGAGATGCGGGATAGAATATGTTTTCCTGGTGGAATGGATACTGCTCTTAAAGATTTTGATTCCTTTTCTTGCCTGCAGAGTGTGGGAGGCATAATCCCTGCCTTTTATAGCGGATGCAATGTGAATGATGTGATGGTGTTGAGGAAGAGATGAACGGTGCTTCGTACCTGTTGAATGCTCGCTTTGCTCCCTGTTGCATGACCTTCGGTCTGTTGAAGGCTCGCCGCGCTCGCGGAGGAGTTTGTAGTTCATTAGTTCTTAGTTAGTTAGTGCTGCAGTGCTGCGGATCTGCAATTGGCGGCGCTAAAGCGAGCTACGCTATTAATCTCTGTCGAATCTGCACTTTTTCTGCGTAAATCTGCGTGATCTGCGTGAAACCAAACGAAAGCTGCAGTGCTGCTGTTGGATTCGCCACAACGCTAAAACTCCACAACGCCAAAACCTCAAAAACGCTAAATTGCATAAGCATGAATATCCAGCTTACAAGGAATAACTTTGGCATTGACTAAAATCCCCCCTTTGTATAAATGGCTTACAATGGAAAAAATAAAACATCTGGAGGAAAGATGAAAAAAGCCGTGGTAGTTAGCGCAAAACGCAGCGCTGTCGGAAATTTCGGTGGAGTGTTCAAGGATGTCTCCGCAGTAGAGTTGGGAGTTCACACTCTGAAAGCGATTTTAGCAGAAACCAAGCTACAACCCGAGATGATCGATGAAGTGATCGTAGGAAACGTCTGTGGTGCGGGTCTTGGTCAAAACGTTGCCAGACAGATCAGCATCCATGCAGGAATCCCGGATTATGTACCCGCTTATACTGTAAACAAAGTATGTGGCAGCGGAATGAAGGCAATCAGCCTGGCAGCATTGATGATCAGCGCTGGTGAAGCGGAGATTGTAATTGCCGGTGGCGCGGAAAACATGAGCCAGATTCCATACATCCTCAAGGATGCCCGTTGGGGTGCCCGCATGGGTGATAAGAGCATGGTGGACATGATGATCCGTGACGGTCTTTCCGATATTTTCAACGATTATCACATGGGCATGACTGCCGAGAATTTGGCAGAAAAATGGGGTTTGACCCGGGAAGAGCAGGACGAGTTTTCGACTATTTCCCAGAACAGAACTGAAGCCGCTCAGAAGAACGGCAGATTCAACGATGAGATTGTGCCCATCGCTATCCCTCAACGTAAAGGCGATCCCATCATCATCGACAAAGACGAAATGCCCCGTGCCGGAGTAACCAAAGAAAGCCTGGCAAAACTGCGCCCCGCCTTCAAGAAAGATGGTACCGTTACCGCAGCCAGCAGCAGCGGCATCAACGACGGCGCAGCTTTGGTCTTGATCATGAGTGAAGATAAAGCCAAGGAACTGGGCTTTACCCCCATGGCTTATTTCGTGGATAGCGCTTCTGCCGGAGTGGATCCCGCAATAATGGGATATGGACCTGTTCCCGCCATCAAGAAAGTGCTGCAGAAAACCGGCTGGTCTTTGGGAGACATCGAACTGGTAGAATTGAACGAAGCTTTTGCCGCACAATCCCTTTCCGTGATCAAAGGCCTGGAAAAAGAAGGTGTGGGCAAGGTCAATACCGATATTGTAAACGTGAATGGCGGTGCCATAGCCATCGGTCATCCAATTGGCTGCAGCGGTGCCCGCATCATTGTAACCTTACTGCACGAAATGAAGAAAAGACAGAACAAGAAAGGTCTCGCATCGCTTTGCATAGGCGGCGGGATGGGCATTGCAAGCCTGTGGGAGATGAAATAACATGGCAGATAAATTGAACTTAAGTAAAAGCATGGCAATGTATGAGGAAGCACAGACGCTGGTTCCGGGTGCTGTTGCCGGCATTCGCAGACCCTACAACTTTGTTCAGGGCGAGTATCCAATCTACTTTGACAGCGGAAACGGCGGCAGAGTA is part of the Candidatus Cloacimonadota bacterium genome and encodes:
- a CDS encoding acetyl-CoA C-acetyltransferase → MKKAVVVSAKRSAVGNFGGVFKDVSAVELGVHTLKAILAETKLQPEMIDEVIVGNVCGAGLGQNVARQISIHAGIPDYVPAYTVNKVCGSGMKAISLAALMISAGEAEIVIAGGAENMSQIPYILKDARWGARMGDKSMVDMMIRDGLSDIFNDYHMGMTAENLAEKWGLTREEQDEFSTISQNRTEAAQKNGRFNDEIVPIAIPQRKGDPIIIDKDEMPRAGVTKESLAKLRPAFKKDGTVTAASSSGINDGAALVLIMSEDKAKELGFTPMAYFVDSASAGVDPAIMGYGPVPAIKKVLQKTGWSLGDIELVELNEAFAAQSLSVIKGLEKEGVGKVNTDIVNVNGGAIAIGHPIGCSGARIIVTLLHEMKKRQNKKGLASLCIGGGMGIASLWEMK